The window GGATTATTAACGTCAATATTCGTTGGGACTTTAATCAGGATTTTAGTACCTACAATTGCTTTGCCTATACTCAGCGGTTTTCCGACTTCATCCATGTCCAGATTTTCAAGCGTGGCACAAATCGTAGTTTCAGTGAGTCCATAGCCATTCACAATTTGCAGTTGATCCGTTTTCCATTTTTTTACGAGCTCCCAATCGAAAGATTCCCCGACAATGAAAAGAGCTTTCCATAAAGGGAAATTTTCAGGTCCACCTAATTTATTGAGAAAAGCCGGTGTGAAAATGACGACATTAATTTTATGGTCTCGGTAATATTGTGCACAGCGTTTTTCATCAAGTCGAATTTCACTTGGAACAATCGCTAAAGTTCCACCGATACCTAGAATAAGAGTTTCAGCAACCCAGGCGTCGAAATCGCAGGTGGCGTATTGAGCCATGATCGAATCGCATGTGAGATCCACGCATTCTCGATGAGCTTCTATACAGGGCATAAATCCACGATGAGCAATTTCAACACCTTTGGGTTTGCCTGAAGAGCCCGAGGTGTAAAGAATGTAAGCCAGATCCTCTGGATCGATTTTGATATCGGTGTTTTCTGTAGGAAAAAAATTGATTGCTTTTTCGCAATCATCCAAGCAGAGACAGAAAAAGCCATGTTTATCAGGTTTAGGTAATAAATATTGGTGATCAGAATGCGTTAAAATAAAGGTGGGTTTTCCATCCGCTAAGGTCTGAGCAAATTTATCAAAATAATCGTCGATGGCATCCGGTGAATTACCAATCGCGGTAGGATCAATGGCGATGAAAGCACCGCCTGCTTTCCAAATAGCTAGAATAGCGATAATCCATTCGGGTTCGCGGGGTAGGAATGTACCAACGATAAATTCATGTTCAGTGTCTATCCCGCGCTCTTTTTTTTGTTCGAGTAAAAAGTGAGCCATTTGATTAGCTCGAGCATTGAGTTGAGCGTAGGTGAGGATTTGATCGTTGAAAACAAGGGCAGGCTGATCAGGATAATATTTTGCATAAGCTTCAAAGCGGTGTAGGAACACAAATTGGTTCAATTCGTGAATTTTCGTAAGATCTCTATTGTCAGAGAGTTCTGCGAGACAGGCTTTAATATACTGATCAACGGCAATGCGCCGTTTTGGTGGTGATAGAGTGCCATTTTTCCACTGTTCGAGATCGGTAGTCTCGATTTGGTTATTCAAAATAATGGATCTATAGGGTTCATCTTTGACAAGTTCTGTCTGCTTGTTCAAATTCTCCTCTAGAATTCTTGTTATTATCTCTGTTAGGCGAGTATCTAATTGATCAGTTCTATATTCTAGCATCAGTGTCATTGGGAAGAGTTGTAGCTTCGTAAGCCCATCAATCACTGTTTTTTGCATAATAATTCTCCTGTTAGTTTGTTAGAATACTACAGATAATATAATCAATACATAATTTAATTGAAAAAATCTACTGCACATTGTTAGTTTCCTAATTCAAAGTGTATAATTTTGCTCATTAGTTCTAATTTTGTTTTGCAGCCCGTCTTGTTTTTGATATTTTCTAAATGCGTTTCAACAGTGCGTTGCGATAGAAAAATTTCCCTACCCGTCTCTTTTGCAGTTTTCCCCTGTTTTAGATGATCTAAGACTTGAGCTTCACGGTGAGTTAGTCTTACTCGGATATTATTGATTTTGAGTCCGGTCAATTTATTGGATTTATTTTTGTGTTCTGAAGGGAATAATTTACAATTTTCTTCATTCAGAATTTTAATTAGATCAATTTTATCCGATAACGCTGCTGTTTTAGGGATGTTATTCTCTTTCTCTGTAATTCTATGCCAAAATTCACTAGATAGCTCTTCACCGTAACCTGCTATTGCAAGAGGTTTGTTATCATCATTTAATATGGTAAAACTGATATCTCTGATATATTTAATTTGACCATCCGCTGAGAGGATTCTGAAAAAAATGATGCTGTTATCTTCTTCAAGGGGCATTTTAATCCTTGAATAAATTATCGGTTTAATATTGTTGATATCATTAGATAATATGTAATTCCACCAAGAGCTAGGATTTTCGCTCAAGCTACTGCATGAGCCACCAAATACCAATTCAAATTGTGGGCTTATAAACAACTGCTTGTTATAATCAACACTTCGTATCCAGCACACGGTTTTTGGTTGATTAGCTAATTGTAAAAATAAACTGTTAAAAGTATGAATGCTCGTAACCAGTTTTTGGTCCATTTCCTGCTGCTCCTTTGTAAAATGAGAAGTCCATAATAGTGGGCATTTGAGTAGATATCCTCGGTAAACTTACGCGATCTTTTGGTAGTGATAGTAGGGTATTGAATTGACGTGAGTTAGCCTCTAAAGTCTGTATTATTTGCAACATTAAGTAAACGTTGGGTGTATGGAAAAGAAACGAATGATAAAGAAAGACAATATTAAGAAATTTTTTGATATTTATTAGTATTAAGGCGCAGTGGTCGTTCTGTAATATTACTGATTTTTTTTTTCACAGTAGTGCTAACCTAAGGACCTTCTAAACGTATTGGAGAGGCTAATGAATAAACAGTCAATGGAAGTAGTTATAAGTGAATCATCTCGAAAGAGATTGGTCTATTCGTACTCTGTGCGATATCTACTAGCTCGAGCAGTTCATATGGCCGCAGAATTTAATCTAGGTAAAATAATTGGCGCTAAGCCTAAAGGTTTTGATTCTATTTACCAAGCGATTATAAGTCAAATAGCATCAGTTGACAGAGATTACTTATTAAGGTTGCTTAAATTTTTGGCCCGCCACAATGTTATTGATATAAATAATAGAGAAGAATTCAGTGCATCATTAATAACGCCATTTTTAAATGATGAACATCCAGAACTTATCGTCAGTCAAGGAGACTGGTGTCGCTCTGCAAATTTATTAGAGTATTTGGCTGGTCAAAATGATGAATTTGATCAGTTAGTGTCAATTAGTTTGAGTGCAAATTTAAAAGACTTACAATTGATTCTTGAATCTAGTCCTAAAGATATGGTGCTATTGTTTTCAAAATTTCATTTAATTTCTCGGGCACTACATACCATAGCTCAAATCAATCTAATTAGTTATATGAAATCCGATAGAATATTAGATGTTGAATTGATATTGGCTTCATTAAAAATTAGTTTCAAACAATTTGACCGCCTAATGAAAATTCTTGAGTTACTCAAGCTTTCTAAAAAATCACAAGATATTTACAAATTATCTAAGATACTCGTATCTGTTCTTGGTGATGCACCTCAAACGATACAGCCAGCTTTTTGTATGGTTGATAATGCTTGGTGGAATTCAGTGAGTGAACTTAAGCATTCTATATTAACTCGTCAATCTGCTTTTCAAAAAGCTAATAATATGAATTTTTTCCAATATCTCGATGTAAATCCTGATCAACGACGAAAATTTGATATTGGATTAGGCTGCTTTTCTAAAAATGACGATGAAATAGTTGCTGAAAAGTTCGATTTTTCAACTTATAAAAGTATTGTAGATGTGGCAGGAGGGTATGGTAGTTTACTCTGGGAGATATATTCTCGCGACACTAATTTTCACCATGAGTTGACTTTGTATGATACAGAGCAGGTGATGAACAATATTCATAATCAGCTACGCAAGTTAGACAAAACGGTATTTATTTCATGTCCAGGGAACTTTTTCGAATCGTCAGATAACGCTCAGATACCAAGAGGTAAAGACCTTTATATCATTAAAGGTGTTTTACATGACTTTACTGATGCTCAGTGTGTTACTGTTCTAAAAAACATTAATGATGCGATGTCAGAAAATAGCCGATTACTAGTTATTGAGAGATCATTATCTTCAGGTGAAGGTATAGATTCCAATTATTTTTCGGATATGTTGATGCTGGTGCTATTAGATGGTCGTGAAAGAAGTTTAGAAGAATGGTTGGCACTCTATAAAATGTGTGGATTTTTATGCGACAATGCAGCTTCTCCTTCTGTGGTGGGGGACTTTAGTATGATGCTATGCAGAAAATATACATTTTTTTCAAGAGCAACTTCTCAATCAGGCGAGATTCTTGAAGAGAAATCCACAGTTGATGCCGGGCTATTTAGTTCCAAATAATCGATCGCCAGCATCACCTAATCCAGGTACCATGTACGCATCATCATTCAAATATTCATCTAATGCAGCCACATAAATCGGAATGTCACTAAACATTTTATTAAATACCGTTATGCCTTCGGGTACCGCAATAAGTGCTAAAAAGCGTATATTTTTGCGATCTATTCCTTGCTCTAATAATATTTCAAGGGCTCGTACAGCAGAGTAGCCAGTTGCTAACATAGGATCGAGGACTATAAACATTTGATTTTTATTTGAGGGAAGTTTTACAAAATATTCAATTGGGAGATGAGATATTGGGTCACGATAAAGTCCAATGTGGCCTTCATTTGCTGTAGGCATAAGTTCTCTGAGTGCATCAGCCATTCCGAGGCCAGCTCTTAAAATGGGTATAATTGAAACATCATGATCATCGAAGATAAGACCCGTTGTCTCAATGATAGGAGTTTTGATGGTGACGGCTTTAGTAGGGAAATCCTTTGTTAATTCGTAACCCATGAGAAAAGTGATTTCTCGGAGTAATTGGCGAAATTGCCCGGACTTGGTTTCTTCCATCCTCATCAGAGTTAACTTATGTTGGATGAGTGGATGATTAATAATGTGTAGATTAGGAAAGGTTCGGTTCATGATTACTCCATTCTTATGCTATTTGAAATTGTACGAAAATTGCGCTAGCCATGATTAGAAAACCGCCAATGAATTGCAGTGTGGTGACAGATTCATGAAGCAGGATGATTCCAACAATAACTGTAACGAGTGGCTCTAATACTGAAATTATAGAGGCTCTTGTGGCGCTCATATGTTGTAATCCGTTCATCATTAATTGAATAGGTAAGGCAGTTACTAATATACCGAGCGTGAGCAGGGAGATCCATGATCTACCACTTTGAGGAAGAATGAAATTACTCGATGTCAGCGATAAAATTAAAAATAAGCTTGCGCTTCCAAAACACACAATCATCGTGAGTAAGTTCGAATTAATATCAGCGGTGGCGAATTTTTTGCTGCCAATAATGTAGAGTGCATAACTTAGAGCAGCTAGAACTCCCATGAATAATCCATTGAGACTCAGTGTGTGCCCGGAAAAATCGTGTAATAAGATTAATCCCACAAACATAAGTAAGAGAGTGAAAAAAGTTAGAAGACTCATTTTATGTCTGTGTACAATCCAAGAATATAACGCAATTGCAATGGGATAAGAAAAGAATATGACCATGGCAAGTCCAGTACCTATAGATTGGCTGGAAACAAAATAAAATCCGCTTGATCCAGAGTAGCCTGCTGCACTGAGTAAAAACATGATAATGATAATTTTAGGATTAAACGAAATATTTTCACTTCGGATAATATCTTTTATGACGAAAATCATCATCCAAACGCCCGCAATCAAAAATCGCCAAAAAAGCATACATGAGATAGACATATTATCGTTGATGATGTAAGTGCCGAGATACCCCATAAATCCGTATAAGGCTGCTGAAAGTGCGATCATTAACCACGCATGTGTCATTGTTGTTGAATTGAGTTGTTGAGCCATAATCGCTACCTAAAGAGTGTAAATTTGTCATTATTGGTCATTATACACCATCAGAAGGCTTTTTAACATAGATATTAGTAATTTACAGGGGTTCCCGGCTAAGGAAAATCACTTGCAATCAAAGGGTTAAAAGATTTGAGTGGCCTATATTGGTACTTGTCGCCCAATTTCGACGACTTGATCGCTAGGTAAGCAGAAATAATCTCTCAGATGAGCTTGGTTTCGTTCAAGTATATCGTATACTTCTTCTTGCCAAGGTGGTAACCCTTTTCCATCAGTTCGATTCATAATCGAGTTACGTCCAATATAATATGTCACATCATCAGTATTAATTTTATATCCTAATACCTCGCAATCTTTTAATATTGCAGGAATATCCGGTCTTTCCATGAATCCATATCGCACTTCAGCGCGCCAACATTTTTTTGAAATTTCATTGACTGAAATTCGGTCGGAAGATTGTACCCACGGTATTTGCAATATTTCGGTATGTAAAATAAAAATTTCTTTATGGAGTGAGCGATTTTGCCTAAGATGCCACACCATCACAGGTGGTGTATCCTTTTTGGATCGGGTTAAAAAGACTGCCATACCCGGAACTCGA of the Gammaproteobacteria bacterium genome contains:
- the upp gene encoding uracil phosphoribosyltransferase → MNRTFPNLHIINHPLIQHKLTLMRMEETKSGQFRQLLREITFLMGYELTKDFPTKAVTIKTPIIETTGLIFDDHDVSIIPILRAGLGMADALRELMPTANEGHIGLYRDPISHLPIEYFVKLPSNKNQMFIVLDPMLATGYSAVRALEILLEQGIDRKNIRFLALIAVPEGITVFNKMFSDIPIYVAALDEYLNDDAYMVPGLGDAGDRLFGTK
- a CDS encoding LuxR C-terminal-related transcriptional regulator, with the translated sequence MDQKLVTSIHTFNSLFLQLANQPKTVCWIRSVDYNKQLFISPQFELVFGGSCSSLSENPSSWWNYILSNDINNIKPIIYSRIKMPLEEDNSIIFFRILSADGQIKYIRDISFTILNDDNKPLAIAGYGEELSSEFWHRITEKENNIPKTAALSDKIDLIKILNEENCKLFPSEHKNKSNKLTGLKINNIRVRLTHREAQVLDHLKQGKTAKETGREIFLSQRTVETHLENIKNKTGCKTKLELMSKIIHFELGN
- a CDS encoding DMT family transporter — protein: MAQQLNSTTMTHAWLMIALSAALYGFMGYLGTYIINDNMSISCMLFWRFLIAGVWMMIFVIKDIIRSENISFNPKIIIIMFLLSAAGYSGSSGFYFVSSQSIGTGLAMVIFFSYPIAIALYSWIVHRHKMSLLTFFTLLLMFVGLILLHDFSGHTLSLNGLFMGVLAALSYALYIIGSKKFATADINSNLLTMIVCFGSASLFLILSLTSSNFILPQSGRSWISLLTLGILVTALPIQLMMNGLQHMSATRASIISVLEPLVTVIVGIILLHESVTTLQFIGGFLIMASAIFVQFQIA